The Hyphomicrobiales bacterium genome has a window encoding:
- a CDS encoding hypothetical protein (Evidence 5 : Unknown function): MAAKPHRLTLARKDWLDAIAFGATHFKAYPHQLVTLESEGRNLLFVTRNGEFPIAAAGTWPTPVKLRATDLRSRPWDFLPDAPLTLTFDGARITIGTVDRTIAVPAKPG, from the coding sequence ATGGCAGCGAAACCTCATCGGCTGACATTGGCGCGAAAGGACTGGCTCGACGCCATCGCCTTCGGCGCCACGCATTTCAAAGCCTATCCGCACCAACTCGTGACGCTGGAGAGCGAAGGACGCAACCTGCTCTTCGTCACGCGCAATGGCGAGTTCCCGATCGCCGCCGCCGGCACCTGGCCGACACCGGTCAAGCTCCGCGCCACCGACCTGCGCAGCCGGCCTTGGGATTTCCTGCCGGACGCCCCGCTGACGCTGACATTCGATGGCGCGCGCATCACGATCGGAACCGTCGATCGAACCATCGCGGTGCCGGCCAAGCCGGGCTGA
- a CDS encoding Tyrosine-type recombinase/integrase translates to MRKRNPKNERIKRDYLIYLSEAQGRSKPTQDQAMAAIAAFEVSTGHKDFALFHIEQARAFKRQLSELRHPETKAPLATATIHARLMAVKAFFHWLVGRQGYRRLSYGDVEYFNPSTKDARIATAKRDRPAPSVAMVLRVVRGMRAETDTQKRDRAVIAFALVSGARDNAIASFRLKHVDLGARTIAHEPRDGVRTKFSKTYTTWFFPVGGDLEAIISDWVAFLKTVLLFGPDDPLFPATEMGIGPDGGFSPAGLSRHGWASAEPIRRIFRQAFGAAGLPHFNPHSLRKTLAAYQHEVCATLEEHKAWSQNLGHEKLDTTFTHYGEVPGRRQAEIFAGLRPGGARNPGCMSEDQIMTAAAAILRRRAS, encoded by the coding sequence ATGCGAAAGCGCAACCCAAAAAACGAGCGCATCAAGCGCGATTACCTAATCTACCTGTCCGAAGCGCAGGGCCGCTCGAAGCCGACGCAGGATCAGGCGATGGCCGCTATCGCCGCCTTCGAGGTCTCGACCGGGCACAAGGACTTCGCCCTGTTCCATATCGAGCAGGCTCGGGCCTTCAAGCGCCAGCTTTCCGAGCTACGCCACCCCGAAACTAAGGCACCGCTGGCCACAGCGACGATCCATGCCCGGCTGATGGCCGTGAAGGCGTTCTTTCACTGGCTTGTCGGCCGACAGGGATATCGCCGCCTGAGTTATGGCGATGTCGAGTATTTCAATCCGTCAACCAAGGATGCGCGGATCGCCACAGCCAAGCGCGATCGGCCTGCACCGAGCGTCGCGATGGTTCTGCGCGTGGTGCGGGGAATGCGGGCAGAGACGGACACTCAGAAGCGTGACCGCGCGGTGATCGCCTTCGCCCTGGTGAGCGGCGCGCGTGACAACGCGATTGCGAGCTTCCGCCTGAAGCATGTCGACCTGGGAGCGCGAACGATCGCGCATGAGCCGCGCGATGGCGTCCGGACCAAATTCAGCAAGACCTATACGACGTGGTTCTTCCCGGTCGGGGGCGACCTCGAAGCCATCATTTCCGACTGGGTCGCTTTTCTGAAGACGGTGCTCTTGTTCGGGCCGGACGATCCGCTGTTTCCGGCGACCGAGATGGGCATCGGGCCCGATGGCGGATTTAGTCCCGCCGGACTGAGCCGCCATGGCTGGGCATCGGCCGAGCCGATCCGGCGCATCTTCCGCCAAGCCTTCGGCGCCGCCGGCTTGCCCCATTTCAATCCGCATTCGCTGCGGAAGACGCTGGCCGCATACCAGCACGAAGTCTGCGCCACGTTGGAGGAGCACAAGGCCTGGAGCCAGAACTTGGGGCACGAGAAGCTCGATACCACCTTCACGCATTACGGCGAAGTGCCCGGCCGTCGTCAGGCCGAAATCTTCGCCGGGCTGCGTCCCGGTGGGGCTCGCAATCCCGGCTGCATGTCGGAAGATCAGATCATGACGGCCGCGGCGGCTATCTTGCGGCGTCGTGCTTCCTGA
- a CDS encoding conserved hypothetical protein (Evidence 4 : Unknown function but conserved in other organisms) → MSRRGAVLRGVSKHQSYSIAEIAFALRKCRTTVERWIKAGLPVMAEKKPYLVHGADLIAFHAARKAVGQKCRLSECYCFHCRKPREPAGGMADLHVGSGSTGNLHALCCECLGPMHKRVSLTKLDDLRTALDVAIRQAPARIGE, encoded by the coding sequence ATGTCTCGTCGCGGCGCGGTGCTGCGCGGCGTCAGCAAGCACCAATCCTACAGCATTGCCGAAATCGCCTTCGCCCTGCGCAAGTGCCGGACCACGGTGGAACGATGGATCAAGGCTGGGCTTCCGGTCATGGCGGAGAAAAAGCCGTATCTGGTCCATGGCGCCGACCTGATCGCCTTCCATGCCGCGCGGAAGGCTGTGGGACAGAAATGTCGGCTGTCCGAATGCTACTGCTTCCATTGCCGCAAGCCTCGCGAGCCGGCCGGCGGAATGGCGGACCTGCATGTCGGCTCGGGCTCCACTGGCAACCTCCACGCGCTGTGCTGCGAGTGCCTGGGGCCAATGCACAAACGGGTGTCCCTGACGAAATTGGATGACCTTCGCACTGCTCTGGATGTGGCGATCAGGCAGGCACCCGCACGCATAGGTGAGTGA
- a CDS encoding conserved hypothetical protein (Evidence 4 : Unknown function but conserved in other organisms), whose amino-acid sequence MSDIDRLIPVVDAFAMAGMRRTKGYAEVTAGRLAVIRNGRRTFIRASELQRYIDSLAAVATHPDER is encoded by the coding sequence ATGTCCGATATCGATCGTCTGATCCCCGTCGTCGACGCCTTTGCCATGGCCGGCATGCGCCGCACCAAGGGCTATGCCGAGGTGACTGCCGGCAGGCTTGCCGTCATCCGCAACGGCCGCCGCACCTTCATCCGTGCCAGCGAGTTACAGCGCTACATCGACAGTCTCGCCGCCGTTGCGACGCACCCGGACGAGCGCTGA
- a CDS encoding conserved hypothetical protein (Evidence 4 : Unknown function but conserved in other organisms): MKAGSRPLADIKSDTAQAIDKIAEAIADSSELFEKWRADIASDRTEGFSDRLGAIKNALLHAASLGLLDAEAAEELAIGLNCAPLAGKPDIAKFDPRAEPYWSLPMAIAWVKSRDWKQVARQMSDYRAGEEYWYCQSNVGLPKDGFLNGYVIAASWQIRALGPATIDRLLLGDSFDAAESIQPAAGVTALDAKNALWRALQEQRLMASGRQDGARKPISAFLWQDLLPFQDRREAPEYLREGYYGPRWDDVTVGRADIVREWPSNSGEASQEKLQVEAGDRLASLPLAPWLPLEVVLSFVQDGWAFHPSNMALSEFVVPSGEDGQWRRKGALLAHQPPGTSNYDDPAIDRFNMALTRAGLEERVRFRGVPCGGVATDIRDIPSSYFVDMRVFGPVPVHNPTIGDIAEGAHRRQHWESVTVERLGFHRWLANEYPAIARLHRDYAPMATPWASDIVRELIADATERMAAAPGPLAIPAAAAWLAWGGKEPPADCHERALVDALKRTAAGLLDRIAVGSLDAFGSRTGRAPQQLEARWFRALPIIFDIDGNATPLAYIMGEKGAWFDLSRSALELGRSEPGWPHETTFENVTVNSTDIASLLPNKSVSDAAAVAVDDGGGTDGERAVRRAVRQLWPDGVPTGMTNKIRNEKINDWARAHSLGRTFSDSTILRALRPHS, from the coding sequence ATGAAAGCCGGGAGTAGGCCCTTGGCTGATATAAAATCGGACACGGCGCAGGCGATCGACAAGATCGCGGAAGCGATCGCCGATAGCAGTGAACTGTTTGAGAAATGGCGAGCAGATATTGCTTCTGATCGGACCGAAGGTTTTTCCGATAGGCTCGGAGCGATCAAAAATGCGCTGCTGCACGCAGCCTCGCTAGGTTTGCTTGACGCAGAGGCAGCCGAGGAATTGGCCATTGGCCTCAATTGCGCACCGCTTGCAGGCAAGCCCGATATCGCAAAATTCGACCCTCGCGCCGAACCCTATTGGTCTCTGCCGATGGCAATAGCTTGGGTGAAATCGCGTGATTGGAAACAGGTCGCTCGGCAAATGTCGGACTACCGTGCCGGTGAAGAATATTGGTACTGCCAATCGAACGTTGGCCTACCAAAAGATGGCTTCCTGAATGGATACGTCATCGCCGCGAGCTGGCAGATTAGAGCTCTCGGGCCCGCTACCATCGACCGCTTGCTATTGGGTGACAGCTTCGACGCCGCGGAATCGATCCAGCCCGCCGCTGGGGTTACGGCGTTGGACGCTAAAAACGCACTATGGCGCGCACTTCAAGAGCAGCGGCTGATGGCGTCTGGTCGCCAAGATGGCGCGCGTAAGCCGATTTCAGCCTTTCTCTGGCAAGATCTTCTGCCCTTCCAAGATCGTCGCGAAGCTCCGGAGTATCTTCGGGAGGGCTACTATGGGCCGAGATGGGACGATGTGACCGTCGGCCGAGCAGATATAGTAAGGGAGTGGCCATCCAATTCCGGCGAAGCTTCGCAAGAGAAGCTGCAGGTGGAGGCCGGCGACCGATTGGCCTCCTTGCCGCTTGCGCCATGGCTGCCGCTGGAAGTCGTTCTTAGCTTTGTGCAAGACGGATGGGCGTTTCATCCCTCAAACATGGCTTTGAGCGAATTCGTGGTGCCAAGCGGCGAAGATGGCCAGTGGCGACGGAAGGGGGCATTGCTGGCGCACCAACCGCCGGGCACGAGCAACTACGACGATCCTGCCATAGATCGGTTCAACATGGCGCTCACGCGCGCCGGGCTTGAGGAGCGCGTCAGGTTTCGTGGCGTTCCCTGCGGCGGCGTCGCCACGGACATCCGGGACATCCCGTCGAGCTATTTTGTCGACATGAGAGTTTTCGGACCTGTCCCGGTCCATAATCCGACAATTGGCGACATCGCGGAAGGCGCCCATCGCCGACAACACTGGGAAAGCGTCACCGTCGAGCGGCTCGGCTTCCACAGGTGGTTGGCGAACGAGTATCCCGCTATCGCGCGCCTGCACCGAGATTATGCGCCTATGGCTACGCCCTGGGCATCCGACATCGTGCGGGAGTTGATTGCTGATGCAACCGAGCGAATGGCAGCCGCTCCTGGTCCATTAGCAATACCAGCCGCAGCGGCATGGCTCGCATGGGGCGGAAAAGAGCCGCCGGCCGATTGCCATGAAAGGGCTTTGGTGGATGCGCTGAAGAGGACTGCCGCCGGCTTGCTAGATAGAATCGCGGTTGGTTCGCTCGATGCTTTCGGATCAAGAACGGGTCGAGCGCCTCAGCAATTGGAGGCGCGATGGTTTCGTGCCCTGCCGATCATTTTTGATATCGATGGCAACGCTACGCCGCTAGCCTACATCATGGGTGAGAAGGGGGCTTGGTTCGACCTGTCGCGTAGCGCCCTAGAACTGGGCCGATCAGAGCCGGGCTGGCCGCATGAAACGACGTTCGAAAACGTGACTGTAAACTCGACCGACATTGCATCGCTGCTGCCAAACAAGTCGGTGAGCGACGCCGCTGCAGTTGCGGTTGACGATGGGGGCGGAACCGACGGCGAACGGGCGGTGCGCCGGGCTGTCCGACAACTTTGGCCGGACGGCGTTCCTACCGGTATGACGAACAAGATTCGGAATGAGAAAATCAACGATTGGGCGCGAGCCCATAGCCTTGGTCGCACATTCTCGGACAGCACGATCCTGCGCGCATTGCGGCCACACTCCTAA
- a CDS encoding Integrase, which produces MPLSDVAIRAAKPTASVKKLSDGGGLQLWLMPNGAKLWRLAYRFAGKQKKLALGPYPAIGLAEARAKREQAKALLVAGRDPSIQKQAEKALALEVQGQTFAKVAAELLDKKRREGKAANTLAKLEWLYGLANAAIGDRPVSEVTAAEVLSALRKVEGKGRLETAKRLRAVIGEVFRYAIATARAENDPTFALRGALSAPVVKHRAAITDPIQLGGLMRAIDGFQGQPSTNAALKLMAYLFPRPGELRMAEWREFDLAKAVWTIPAVRAKMRREHRVPLPDQVLTILKELHAITGGGRLVLPGYGVSGGEGRKIEQRPISENTLNGALRRMGFAQDEMSSHGFRAAASTLLNESGKFSADSIERALAHQDPDAIRRAYARGEHWQERVTMAQWWADQLDAWRDGAKVLAFEVKAQ; this is translated from the coding sequence ATGCCGCTGTCCGATGTCGCAATCCGCGCCGCGAAGCCCACCGCTTCAGTAAAAAAGCTGTCTGATGGCGGCGGCCTTCAACTCTGGCTGATGCCAAACGGAGCCAAGCTCTGGCGGCTCGCCTATCGCTTTGCGGGCAAGCAAAAGAAGCTCGCTCTCGGCCCGTATCCCGCGATCGGTCTCGCGGAGGCGCGCGCCAAGCGCGAGCAAGCCAAAGCGCTCTTGGTTGCCGGCCGGGACCCTTCAATCCAGAAACAGGCCGAAAAGGCGCTGGCACTGGAGGTGCAGGGCCAGACCTTCGCAAAGGTCGCCGCCGAGCTTTTGGACAAGAAGCGCCGAGAGGGCAAAGCCGCTAACACGCTCGCCAAGCTCGAATGGCTGTATGGGCTGGCGAATGCAGCGATCGGCGACCGCCCGGTTTCAGAAGTCACTGCGGCAGAAGTTCTGTCTGCCTTGCGTAAGGTGGAAGGTAAGGGGCGGCTTGAAACTGCCAAGCGGTTGCGCGCGGTGATCGGGGAAGTGTTCCGTTATGCCATTGCGACGGCGCGCGCCGAGAACGATCCGACTTTTGCCCTTCGTGGGGCGCTGTCGGCTCCCGTGGTGAAGCACCGTGCGGCCATTACCGATCCGATTCAGCTTGGCGGCCTGATGCGGGCAATCGATGGCTTCCAAGGCCAGCCTTCGACGAATGCGGCTCTGAAGCTGATGGCCTATCTCTTTCCCCGTCCCGGCGAACTGCGCATGGCGGAATGGCGGGAATTCGACCTCGCCAAGGCGGTTTGGACGATCCCCGCCGTCCGCGCAAAAATGCGTCGCGAGCATCGCGTACCATTGCCGGATCAGGTCCTGACAATCCTGAAAGAACTCCACGCGATCACCGGCGGCGGTCGGCTTGTCCTGCCCGGTTATGGTGTCAGTGGCGGAGAAGGCCGGAAGATTGAGCAACGGCCAATCTCGGAGAACACGCTGAACGGAGCGCTGCGCCGCATGGGCTTTGCACAAGACGAAATGTCGTCGCATGGCTTCCGTGCCGCCGCGTCAACCCTCCTGAATGAAAGCGGCAAGTTCTCCGCCGACTCGATCGAACGTGCCTTGGCGCATCAGGACCCGGATGCAATCCGCCGAGCTTATGCGCGCGGTGAGCATTGGCAGGAGCGGGTGACGATGGCGCAGTGGTGGGCCGATCAACTCGATGCGTGGCGCGACGGTGCCAAGGTGCTCGCGTTCGAAGTGAAGGCGCAGTGA
- a CDS encoding hypothetical protein (Evidence 5 : Unknown function) — MRHHSFIQRRSQPPRKGGFLLGLIGLDAVGVQGRSLTAVSIVGLSVGLANKANKGEANRCRCPMSQSAPRSPPLQ; from the coding sequence TTGCGGCACCACTCCTTCATTCAGAGACGTTCGCAGCCGCCCCGAAAGGGCGGTTTTTTGTTGGGTTTGATCGGGTTGGATGCCGTTGGTGTTCAGGGGCGTTCATTGACAGCCGTATCGATTGTTGGCCTTTCTGTTGGCCTAGCCAACAAGGCCAACAAGGGCGAGGCCAACAGATGCCGCTGTCCGATGTCGCAATCCGCGCCGCGAAGCCCACCGCTTCAGTAA
- the tyrC gene encoding Cyclohexadienyl dehydrogenase produces the protein MTQMAESFAPRRSEPVFARLAIIGIGLIGSSIARAAKELNLAGTIVLADRDEEVRQRARELGLGHAVADTAAEAARDADHIILCVPVGVCGSVAAEIASELKPGAILSDVGSVKGSVVDAVAPHLPEGVAFVPAHPVAGTENSGPDAGFPSLFLNRWCILTPPEGTDPGAAARTRQFWEGMGALVEVMSAQHHDLVLAVTSHLPHLIAYNIVGTAEDLEAVTQSEVIKFSAGGFRDFTRIAASDPTMWRDVFLHNKEAVLEMLGRFNEDLALLTRAIRYGDGETLHKHFTRTRAIRRGIVALGQEKPETEKLRKD, from the coding sequence GTGACCCAGATGGCGGAAAGCTTCGCGCCACGCCGCTCCGAGCCGGTTTTCGCGCGCCTTGCCATCATCGGCATCGGGCTGATCGGCTCCTCGATCGCGCGTGCGGCGAAGGAGCTGAACCTCGCCGGGACGATCGTGCTGGCCGACCGTGACGAGGAGGTCCGCCAGCGGGCGCGTGAGCTTGGTCTCGGCCATGCCGTCGCCGATACGGCGGCGGAGGCGGCGCGTGACGCCGACCACATCATCCTCTGCGTTCCGGTCGGCGTCTGCGGGTCCGTCGCGGCCGAGATCGCGTCCGAGCTGAAGCCGGGCGCCATCCTCTCCGATGTCGGCTCGGTCAAGGGCTCGGTCGTGGACGCGGTTGCGCCGCATCTGCCGGAGGGCGTCGCCTTCGTGCCGGCGCATCCGGTGGCGGGAACCGAGAATTCCGGCCCCGATGCCGGCTTTCCGAGCCTTTTCCTCAACCGCTGGTGCATCCTGACGCCGCCGGAGGGCACGGACCCCGGAGCGGCGGCCAGGACGCGCCAGTTCTGGGAGGGGATGGGTGCGCTGGTCGAGGTGATGAGCGCCCAGCATCATGACCTAGTGCTCGCCGTCACCAGCCATCTGCCGCACCTCATCGCCTACAACATCGTCGGCACGGCCGAGGATCTGGAGGCGGTGACGCAGTCCGAGGTGATCAAGTTCTCGGCCGGCGGCTTCCGCGATTTCACCCGTATCGCCGCCTCCGATCCGACGATGTGGCGCGACGTCTTCCTGCACAACAAGGAAGCAGTTCTGGAGATGCTGGGCCGCTTCAACGAGGATCTCGCGCTCCTCACCCGCGCCATCCGCTATGGCGACGGCGAGACGCTGCACAAGCACTTCACCCGCACCCGTGCCATCCGCCGCGGCATCGTCGCGCTCGGCCAGGAGAAGCCGGAGACGGAGAAGCTGCGTAAGGATTGA
- the hisC gene encoding Histidinol-phosphate aminotransferase, with protein MATRPTPRPGVLDIEAYVPGKSAAPAGVKLYKLSSNETPLGPSPKAIAAFEGLAAKLELYPDGTSTKLKQAIAGRYGLDPARIICGNGSDELLELVTKAYLGAGDEGIYSQYGFLVYRIAILAMGGKPVVVPEKNYTADVDGILAAVTPKTKIVFLANPNNPTGTYLPFDEVKRLQAGLPPHVLLVLDAAYAEYVRRNDYASGIELVAESENVVMTRTFSKIYGLANLRIGWIYAPAHIIDALERIRGPFNVNGAAIEAGAAAVADEAHVAAALEHNEKWLAWTTAELEKLGLTVTPSVGNFVLIHFTETPGKTAKEADAFLTQRGLILRAVGGYGLPDALRMTIGSEEANRLVVAALAEFLKA; from the coding sequence ATGGCGACCCGCCCCACCCCCCGTCCCGGCGTCCTCGACATCGAGGCTTACGTTCCCGGCAAATCCGCCGCGCCCGCCGGCGTGAAGCTGTACAAGCTCTCCTCTAACGAAACTCCTCTCGGCCCGAGTCCGAAGGCGATCGCGGCCTTCGAAGGCCTCGCCGCCAAGCTGGAACTCTACCCCGACGGAACGTCGACCAAGCTCAAGCAGGCGATCGCCGGCCGCTACGGCCTCGATCCGGCGCGTATTATCTGCGGCAACGGCTCGGATGAACTGCTCGAACTCGTCACCAAGGCCTATCTCGGCGCGGGCGACGAGGGCATCTACAGCCAGTACGGCTTCCTGGTTTACCGCATCGCCATCCTCGCCATGGGCGGCAAGCCGGTCGTCGTGCCCGAGAAGAACTACACGGCCGATGTCGACGGCATCCTCGCCGCGGTGACGCCGAAGACGAAGATCGTCTTCCTCGCCAATCCCAACAACCCGACCGGCACCTATCTGCCCTTCGACGAGGTCAAGCGCCTGCAGGCCGGCTTGCCGCCCCATGTCCTGCTCGTGCTCGACGCGGCCTATGCCGAATATGTCCGCCGCAACGATTACGCCTCCGGCATCGAACTCGTCGCCGAGAGTGAGAATGTCGTGATGACGCGGACCTTCTCGAAGATCTACGGCCTCGCCAATCTGCGCATCGGCTGGATCTATGCGCCGGCCCATATCATCGATGCGCTCGAACGCATTCGCGGCCCCTTCAACGTTAACGGAGCCGCAATCGAAGCCGGCGCCGCCGCCGTCGCCGACGAGGCCCATGTCGCCGCAGCCCTCGAGCACAACGAGAAATGGCTCGCCTGGACGACGGCCGAGCTGGAGAAGCTCGGCCTGACCGTCACGCCCTCGGTCGGCAATTTCGTGCTGATCCATTTCACCGAGACGCCCGGCAAGACCGCGAAGGAGGCCGACGCCTTCCTGACCCAGCGCGGTCTGATCCTGCGTGCGGTCGGCGGCTATGGCCTGCCGGATGCGCTGCGCATGACGATCGGCTCCGAGGAGGCGAACCGCCTCGTCGTCGCGGCTCTCGCCGAATTCCTCAAGGCGTGA
- a CDS encoding Chorismate mutase I: MTEAAPTTLADLRAGIDRIDSEMHALLMERSQIIETLISVKKTQASGSAFRPGREADMMKRLALRHKGLLPLDTVESIWRIIIATFTYVQANYSVHADVSGGDPAMRDSARFHFGFTVPFVPHEDARAVIRAVAESAGDLGIFRMDQGASAGIWWRDLIGQDKPKIIARLPFIERPDHPAGTPVYCIAKPLTDAAVREIVLYAARVERWSENLRHGLAEHLAEVSASAADGSHLSLLVAASGEVDQAVIRDALAPAGLSDFSEVGSHAARFAVKSAR, from the coding sequence ATGACCGAAGCTGCCCCTACGACCCTCGCCGACCTGCGCGCCGGGATCGATCGCATCGACAGTGAGATGCACGCGCTGCTGATGGAGCGTTCGCAGATCATCGAGACGCTGATCTCGGTCAAGAAGACGCAGGCCTCCGGCTCCGCCTTCCGCCCCGGCCGCGAGGCCGACATGATGAAGCGGCTTGCGCTGCGCCATAAGGGGCTGCTGCCGCTCGACACGGTTGAGAGCATCTGGCGCATCATCATCGCTACCTTCACCTATGTGCAGGCGAATTATTCCGTTCATGCGGATGTTTCCGGCGGCGATCCGGCGATGCGCGATTCCGCCCGCTTCCATTTCGGCTTCACCGTGCCCTTCGTCCCGCATGAGGATGCCCGCGCCGTCATCCGCGCTGTGGCGGAATCCGCCGGCGATCTCGGCATCTTCCGCATGGATCAGGGCGCCAGCGCCGGCATCTGGTGGCGCGACCTGATCGGCCAGGACAAGCCGAAGATCATCGCGCGCCTGCCCTTCATCGAGCGCCCGGACCATCCCGCCGGCACGCCGGTCTATTGCATCGCCAAGCCGCTGACGGACGCCGCCGTGCGCGAGATCGTGCTTTATGCCGCCCGCGTCGAGCGTTGGTCCGAGAATTTGCGCCATGGCCTCGCCGAGCATCTCGCCGAAGTCTCAGCCTCGGCCGCCGATGGCTCGCATCTGTCGCTGCTGGTCGCCGCCTCCGGCGAGGTCGATCAGGCCGTGATCCGTGATGCGCTTGCGCCCGCCGGCCTCAGCGACTTTTCCGAAGTCGGCAGCCACGCCGCCCGCTTCGCCGTCAAATCCGCCCGCTGA
- the metXA gene encoding Homoserine O-acetyltransferase, with the protein MSDFSPSLADPQKEANEPSSSVARFGPDTPLLMDCGVVLDHWQIAYQTYGDLNAARSNAILVCHALTGDQYVASRNPITGKGGWWTSMIGPGKPIDTDRFFVICANVIGGCTGTTGPASTNPATGKPWGLSFPVVTIRDMVRAQAALIDSLGIETLFCVAGGSMGGMQVLQWAASYPARVFSALPLATGAKHSAQNIAFHEVGRQAVMADPDWRQGRYLEEGTRPAKGLSVARMGAHITYLSEQALHRKFGRKLQDREAPTFSFDADFQVESYLRHQGLSFVERFDANSYLYVTRAMDYFDLADDHDGVLARAFAGTKTRFCVASFTSDWLFPTADSRAIVHALNAAGASVSFVELESDKGHDAFLLEEPNLFATTRGFIGAAARARGL; encoded by the coding sequence ATGAGCGATTTCTCCCCCAGCCTGGCCGATCCGCAAAAGGAGGCAAACGAGCCTTCCAGTTCGGTCGCGCGCTTCGGGCCCGACACGCCGCTGCTGATGGATTGCGGCGTGGTGCTCGACCACTGGCAGATCGCCTATCAAACCTATGGCGATTTGAATGCCGCCCGGTCGAACGCGATCCTGGTCTGCCACGCCCTGACCGGCGACCAGTATGTGGCGAGCCGCAACCCGATCACCGGCAAGGGCGGCTGGTGGACCTCGATGATCGGGCCGGGTAAGCCGATCGATACCGACCGCTTCTTCGTGATCTGCGCGAATGTGATCGGTGGCTGCACCGGCACGACCGGCCCTGCCTCGACCAATCCGGCCACGGGCAAGCCCTGGGGGCTGTCCTTCCCGGTCGTCACCATCCGCGACATGGTGCGGGCGCAGGCCGCACTGATCGACTCGCTCGGCATCGAGACGCTGTTCTGCGTCGCGGGCGGATCGATGGGCGGCATGCAGGTGCTGCAATGGGCGGCGAGCTACCCCGCCCGCGTGTTCTCGGCGCTGCCGCTGGCGACCGGCGCCAAGCATTCAGCCCAGAACATCGCCTTCCACGAGGTCGGCAGGCAGGCGGTGATGGCCGATCCCGACTGGCGGCAGGGACGCTATCTCGAAGAGGGCACGCGGCCGGCCAAGGGACTATCGGTGGCGCGGATGGGCGCGCATATCACCTATCTCTCGGAGCAGGCGCTGCATCGCAAATTTGGCCGCAAGCTGCAGGACCGCGAGGCGCCGACCTTCTCCTTCGACGCGGATTTCCAAGTGGAGAGCTACCTCCGCCATCAGGGTTTGAGCTTCGTCGAACGCTTCGACGCCAATTCCTATCTCTATGTCACGCGCGCGATGGATTATTTCGACCTCGCCGACGACCATGACGGCGTGCTGGCGCGCGCCTTCGCCGGCACCAAGACGCGCTTCTGCGTCGCCTCCTTCACCTCCGACTGGCTGTTCCCGACCGCCGATTCCCGCGCGATCGTGCATGCGCTCAATGCGGCGGGCGCCTCGGTCTCCTTCGTCGAGCTCGAAAGCGACAAGGGGCACGATGCCTTCCTGCTGGAAGAGCCCAATCTCTTCGCCACGACACGCGGCTTCATCGGCGCTGCGGCACGGGCACGCGGACTTTGA
- a CDS encoding Methionine biosynthesis protein MetW has translation MAFSDTQTNRIDLRLVAEMVQPGTRVLDVGCGDGALLALLAETRNVDGRGIELSREGVADCVTRGLSVIQGDADTDLADYPDDSFDYVILSQTIQATRNPRLVLEQMLRIGRHAIVSFPNFGHWRMRSQVFFQGRMPVTDSLPYAWWDTPNIHFCTIRDFVTLCDQVGARKERAVALDAAGGKVGVNAPWWFWNLFGAQAVFLLKRG, from the coding sequence ATGGCCTTCAGCGACACCCAGACCAACCGCATCGACCTGAGGCTCGTCGCCGAGATGGTGCAGCCCGGGACGCGCGTGCTCGATGTCGGCTGCGGCGACGGGGCGCTGCTGGCGCTGCTGGCCGAAACCCGCAATGTCGACGGGCGCGGGATCGAGCTTTCGCGCGAGGGCGTGGCCGATTGCGTAACGCGCGGGCTGTCGGTGATCCAGGGCGATGCCGACACCGACCTCGCCGACTATCCCGACGACTCGTTCGACTATGTCATCCTCTCCCAGACGATCCAGGCGACGCGGAATCCGCGGCTCGTGCTGGAGCAGATGCTGCGCATCGGCCGGCACGCCATCGTCTCCTTCCCAAATTTCGGGCATTGGCGGATGCGTTCGCAGGTGTTCTTCCAGGGGCGGATGCCGGTGACGGATTCGCTGCCCTATGCGTGGTGGGACACGCCCAACATCCATTTTTGCACGATCCGCGACTTCGTCACGCTCTGCGATCAGGTCGGCGCCCGCAAGGAGCGCGCGGTTGCGCTCGACGCCGCCGGCGGCAAGGTCGGCGTCAATGCGCCGTGGTGGTTCTGGAACCTGTTCGGCGCGCAGGCGGTGTTTTTGTTGAAGCGGGGGTAA